The DNA window CGGGGAGTCACGGCAAAACCACCATTACGGCCATGCTGATGCACGTACTGACGTTTCATCAGCGGGCGTTCGATTACCTGGTCGGTACGCAGCTCAACGGGTTCGACTCGACGGTACGACTGTCGAAAATGGCTCCGCTCATCGTGATCGAAGGCGATGCGTATACATCGTCACCGATTGACATGACGCCTAAGTTTTTGAATTACCAGCCGCATATCGCCCTCATCAGCGGTATCGCCTGGGACCACGTCAGTGTTTATCCGAGCTGGGATTTGTACGTCGATCAGTTCGAGACACTGGCTGAAGCTATGCCCAAAGCCGGTATTCTGATTTTTGATGAAGCTGATAATATGCTTGACATCATCGGGCAGAAAGAGCGTACTGATATTACGAAAGTACCGTATCAGCCGCACCCCAGCGAAATCGTCAACGGGCAAACGTATCTGCTGCCCCGCAAAGGCGGTAAGATACCGGTGCCGGTGTTTGGCGAGCACAACATGAAAAACATTGCGGCTGCGCTAACGGTCTGCGATCGCATTGGTATCACCGACGATCAGTTTTACGCAGCCATCCCAACGTTTAAAGCCGTTACGCGACGACTCGAACAGGTAGCCGAGCGTGCTGGCAAACGGCTGTTCCATGATTTTGCCTACGCCCCGGCTAAAGTTGAAGCGACCACAGAAGCGGTCAAGAAGCAGTTCCCAAAAGATACTTTACTGGCCGTGGCGGAGCTTCACGCAGCCAATCTGCTGCCGGCCTTTCTGGATGAGTACCGGCAGTCGCTGGATCAGGCCGATCTGGCAGCTGTGTTTATCGATCCGTCGACGCTATCGGACGATCAGCCAATGGCTGACGCCGACTCGATCCGCACGGCTTTCGGTCGCCCCGACCTGACGGTATTCACCAGTTCCAGCGAACTGCGTCAGTATCTGCTCGACAACCGCGACAAAGCCACGATCTTTCTGCTGATGAGTGCGGGAACATTCGGCGATTTAAACATGACCGACCTGGCCGACGTGCTGCTTTAGTATCGGCGTTATTCTTTCAAATCAACTGTTATGCATAGTATCGTTGTTTATTGCGCGTCCAGCCCCGGCACCAACCCCGTCTATAAAGACGCGGCTGTCGAACTGGGCGAAAAAATGGCTGGCTACAACGTCCGGCTGATTTACGGCGGGGGCGGTTTCGGCCTGATGGGCACCGTTGCCGACTCGGTTCTCCGCAACGGGGGCGAAGTAACGGGCGTAATTCCCAACTTCCTCGCTGATCTGGAAGTAGCGCACCAGACTCTGACGGAGATTCACTTCGTGGAAACCATGCACGAGCGTAAGTTCAAGATGGTGCAGTTGTCGAAGGGCGTCATTGCGCTGCCCGGCGGCTACGGCACCTACGATGAGCTGTTCGAGATTCTGGCGTGGCGGCAGCTTAAATTGTACGACGGCCCCATCGTGCTGCTCAACATCAACGGCTACTACGATCTGATGCTCCAGCAACTTGACCGGGGTGTTCAGGATGGCTTTATCAAACCCGAAAACCGCGACCTGCTCCTCGTCGCCGACACCGTCGATGAAGGGCTGGCGCTGATCCAGCAGTTCTGGGAAGCGGTATAGCCGATTGGTTATCAATCAGAACAGGCCAAAAAGCATGGGGGATGTGATTTCGAAATCACATCCCCCATGCTTTTTGAAACCACCTTCTACCTCTTCGACACCGAGAACGAATACGGTGCGTCGGCGGGGTTAGTACCGCGCTGGGTATTGGGTTTGTCGGTCATCTGTACGTCGAGCGTAGCGCCTTTCATCAGCTCGCTGTGACTTAGCCAGTTAGGGCTGTATGCCTTTCCGTTCAGCCGGACGTCCTGCACGTAGCGGTTCTGCTCGCCATTGTTAGCCGCGTTGATGGTCAGCGTTTTGCCGTTTTCCAGTTGCAGCGTCACCTTTTTGAACAGCGGGGCACCCAATACGTACTGATCGGTGCCGGGGCAGACTGGGTAAAAACCCATCGACGAGAATACGTACCAAGCTGATGTTTGCCCGTTGTCTTCGTCGCCACAGTAGCCGTCAGGTGTTGGTTGATACAGGCGGTTCATTACCTCACGCAGCCAATATTGCGCTTTCCACGGCTGACCGGCGTAGTTGTAGAGGTAAATCATGTGCTGAATCGGCTGGTTGCCGTGGGCGTAGTTGCCCATATTCATGATCTGCATCTCCCGGATTTCGTGAATCACCGAACCGTAGTACGAATCGTCGAACACGGGCGGCACAACGAATACGGAATCGAGCATTTTGGCAAAACCGGTCCGGCCACCCATCAGGTCGCTCAGGCCCTGCACATCGTGGAAAACCGACCAGGTATAGTGCCAGCTGTTACCCTCCGTGAAGGCGTCGCCCCATTTGAACGGGTTGAACAGCGACTGGAACGTACCGTTTTCGTTTTTACCGCGCATCAGTTTCGTACTAGGGTCGAACAGATTGCGGTAATTCTGGCTGCGTCTGGCAAACAAATCAATCTCGGCCTGCGGACGCTTCAGCTCTTTCGCCAGTTGCCAGATCGTAAAGTCGTCGTAGGCGTATTCGAGCGTACGGGCGGCATTCTCGTTAATCTTGACATCGTACGGAACGTAGCCCAGCTTGTTATAGTAAGCCGCGCCCTTCCGCCCAACCGACGATAGCGGCCCTTCGGTCTGGGTATTTTTCAGGATGGCTTCGTAGAGCGTGTTAATGTCGTAGCCCTGCCGGTTACCTTTCAGGTAGGCATCGGCAATGATTGACGCCGAGTTGGAGCCGACCATGCAGTCGCGGTGGCCGGGGCTGGCCCATTCGGGTAGAAAACCGCTTTCCTTGTAAGCATTTTCCAGCCCCGCCATGATGTGGCTGTTCAGCGTCGGCTGGGTCAGGTTGAAGAGCGGAAAAACGGCCCGGAACGTATCCCAGAAACCATTGTCGGTAAACATGTAGCCCGGCAGCACCTGTCCGTTATAGGGGCTGTAGTGTACGATCTGCTTTTTAGCGTCGATTTCGTAGAACTTACGCGGAAACAGCATTGTCCGGTACAGGCACGAGTAGAATGTCCGGGTCTGATCGGCGGTACCACCCGACACCGCCATGCGCTTCAGTTCGGTGTTCCAGATCGCTTTCGCTTTGCTTTTTACCGTGTCGAACGAGTCGTTGCCGATCTCCTCCAGGTTGCGCTCAGCCTGTTCGGGACTGATAAACGACGACGCTACGCGGGCGTACACCTGCTCGCCCTTGCGTGTCTTGAACCCAACGACAGCCCCAACATGATTGGCCTGCTTCGCCAGTTGCGTCGCCGACAGCGTGTCGCCACTCCAGACAGCGGTGTTGGCAAACGGCCGGTCGAACTGAATGACGAAGTAATTTTTGAAGTTGGCCGGAACACCCCCGCTGTTCTTTGTCGTATAGCCCACAATTCGGTTTTTACCGGGGATGATCTGGATCGATGAGCCCTTGTCGAGGGCGTCGATCACGACAAACGACGAGTCGGTTTCGGGAAA is part of the Spirosoma rhododendri genome and encodes:
- a CDS encoding GH92 family glycosyl hydrolase, which gives rise to MKYVLGAALTLALSAGALAQNVDRVDDPVEWVNPLMGTDSKPSLSTGNTYPSISLPWGMNCWMPQTGKMGNGWAYVYTADKLRGFKQTHQPSPWINDYGQFAIMPITGQRRYKEDDRASWFSHKSEIAKPYYYSVYLADHNVTTEISPTERAAALRFTFPETDSSFVVIDALDKGSSIQIIPGKNRIVGYTTKNSGGVPANFKNYFVIQFDRPFANTAVWSGDTLSATQLAKQANHVGAVVGFKTRKGEQVYARVASSFISPEQAERNLEEIGNDSFDTVKSKAKAIWNTELKRMAVSGGTADQTRTFYSCLYRTMLFPRKFYEIDAKKQIVHYSPYNGQVLPGYMFTDNGFWDTFRAVFPLFNLTQPTLNSHIMAGLENAYKESGFLPEWASPGHRDCMVGSNSASIIADAYLKGNRQGYDINTLYEAILKNTQTEGPLSSVGRKGAAYYNKLGYVPYDVKINENAARTLEYAYDDFTIWQLAKELKRPQAEIDLFARRSQNYRNLFDPSTKLMRGKNENGTFQSLFNPFKWGDAFTEGNSWHYTWSVFHDVQGLSDLMGGRTGFAKMLDSVFVVPPVFDDSYYGSVIHEIREMQIMNMGNYAHGNQPIQHMIYLYNYAGQPWKAQYWLREVMNRLYQPTPDGYCGDEDNGQTSAWYVFSSMGFYPVCPGTDQYVLGAPLFKKVTLQLENGKTLTINAANNGEQNRYVQDVRLNGKAYSPNWLSHSELMKGATLDVQMTDKPNTQRGTNPADAPYSFSVSKR
- a CDS encoding UDP-N-acetylmuramate--L-alanine ligase gives rise to the protein MPQSIHFIAIGGRVMHDLALTLQQAGHTVTGSDDVLYEPSHTRLSQHGLLPAELGWFPDKVHARLDTVIVGMHTQPDNPELLRAQQLNLPIFSLPEYIYQHSQQKQRIVIAGSHGKTTITAMLMHVLTFHQRAFDYLVGTQLNGFDSTVRLSKMAPLIVIEGDAYTSSPIDMTPKFLNYQPHIALISGIAWDHVSVYPSWDLYVDQFETLAEAMPKAGILIFDEADNMLDIIGQKERTDITKVPYQPHPSEIVNGQTYLLPRKGGKIPVPVFGEHNMKNIAAALTVCDRIGITDDQFYAAIPTFKAVTRRLEQVAERAGKRLFHDFAYAPAKVEATTEAVKKQFPKDTLLAVAELHAANLLPAFLDEYRQSLDQADLAAVFIDPSTLSDDQPMADADSIRTAFGRPDLTVFTSSSELRQYLLDNRDKATIFLLMSAGTFGDLNMTDLADVLL
- a CDS encoding LOG family protein, with product MHSIVVYCASSPGTNPVYKDAAVELGEKMAGYNVRLIYGGGGFGLMGTVADSVLRNGGEVTGVIPNFLADLEVAHQTLTEIHFVETMHERKFKMVQLSKGVIALPGGYGTYDELFEILAWRQLKLYDGPIVLLNINGYYDLMLQQLDRGVQDGFIKPENRDLLLVADTVDEGLALIQQFWEAV